GTCGCGAACTCGTCGACCTTGCGCTTGCGCCACTGCGAGGTGCGCGTGTTCAGCAGGGCGCGGCGGACATAGCCGTCGAGGGCACGGTGGTCCTCGATGCGCTCCCAGGCGACGTAGGTCTTGGTCAGGGCGGTCTGCAGCAGGTCCTCCGCGTCGCTCGGGTTCGCGGTCAGCGACCGGGCGGTACGCAGCAGCACCGGCTGGCGTGCCTTCACGTACGAGGCGAACGAGGGGTACGCGAGGGTCTGCGTCGCCGGTACGGCGGCCTTCGAAGCGCTGGTGCAGACGGGTGTGGTCATGGCTCCACGCTAGATTCGCGACCACCCCCCGCTCATCGGCCACAGGTCCCGAAGAAGACTCCCCCTCAGGTTGTAGAGGTGGTGCCTGCTGCACCTCCTGAAGGTGGACGAGGGAGGCGCATCTACTGCGGGATTACCCCTGGGGGCTACGCGTCCACGGCGAGCACCAGCCCGGACGTGGGTACCCCTGTCCCGGCCGTCACCAGCACGCGCTCCGCCTCCGGCACCTGGTTCACGGCCGTCCCCCGCAGTTGGCGTACGGCTTCCGCGATCCCGTTCATGCCGTGGAGGTAGGCCTCGCCCAGTTGGCCGCCATGGGTGTTGAGGGGGAGCTCGGCCCGGCGAACGAAGTCCGCGGCCTCGCCCCGGGCGCAGAAGCCGAACTCCTCCAGCTGCATCAGGACGAACGGGGTGAAATGGTCGTACAGGATCGCCACGTCGATGTCCCGGGGACTCAGGCCGGAGGTGCGCCACAGCTGGCGGGCGACGACGTTCATCTCGGGGAGGCCGGTGAGGTCGTCGCGGTAGAAGCTGGTCATCTGTTCCTGGGCGCGGCCCGCGCCCTGGGCGGCGGCCGCGATGACGGCGGGCCGGTGGGGGAGGGCACGCGCGCGTGTGAGCGAGGTGACGACGATCGCCTGGCCGCCGTCGGTCTCCTGACAGCAGTCCAGGAGCCTGAGCGGCTCGACGATCCAGCGGGAGGCCGCGTGGTCGGCGAGGGTGATGGGGCGGCCGTGGAACCAGGCGGCCGGGTTGGTGGCCGCGTACGCGCGGTCGGTCACCGCCACATGGCCGAAGGCCTCCGGGCCGAGGCCGTAGGTGTGCAGATAGCGCTGGGCCGCCATCGCCACCCAGGAGGCCGGAGTGAGCAGGCCGAAGGGGAGTGACCAGCCGAGGGCGACTCCCTCGGCGGAGGGTTCGCGGTGCTGGACGCCGGAGCCGAAGCGGCGGCCGGAGCGTTCGTTGAAGGCGCGGTAGCAGACCACGACCTCGGCCACGCCCGCGGCGATCGCGAGCGCCGCCTGCTGCACGGTCGCACAGGCCGCGCCACCGCCGTAGTGGACGCGGGAGAAGAAGGACAGCTCGCCGATCCCGCAGGCCTGGGCCACGGTGATCTCCGGGCTGGTGTCCATGGTGAACGTGACCATGCCGTCCACGTCGGCCGCCGTGAGCCCCGCGTCGTCGAGCGCCGCGCGGACCGCCTCGGCGGCCAGGCGCAGTTCGCTGCGACCGGAGTCCTTGGAGAACTCGGTGGCCCCGATGCCGACGATCGCGGCCCGGCCTCCGAGCGCGTCACGCGCGCGTGCGCTCATTCGGCGTCCCTCATCGAGAACGTGACCGTCCCGGTCACATGGTTGCCGATGCCGTTGGTCCCCACGATCCGGACGGTCGCGGTGGTGTCCTCGAGAGCTTCTATGGTTCCGGTCAACACCATCGTGTCCCCCGGATAGTTGGGCGCCCCCAGCCTGATGGCCACCTTCCTGAGCACGGTCCGTGGTCCGAAGTGGTCGGTGATGTAGCGCCCCACCAGGCCGTTCGTCGTCAGGATGTTCATGAAGATGTCCGGGGAGCCCTTCTGCCGGGCCAGTTCCGGGTCGTGGTGCACGTCCTGGTAGTCCCGGGAGGCGATCGCGCCCGCGACGATCAGCGTGCGGGTGATCGGGATCTCGAGGGGTGGCAGCTCGTCGCCCTTTCTCATACCTCGTCGCCCTTTCTCATACGGCGGCCTCCTCGGCGGTGGCGCGGAAGACGGGAAGGGTGAGGTCACCGTCGTACGCCTGGAAAACGAGCCGCACCGGCATCCCGATCCGCACCTTGTCGTACGGCGTCCCGACCACGTTGCTGATCATCCGCACGCCCTCCGCGAGTTCGACGAGCGCGACGGCGTAGGGAGGGTCGAAGGCCGGGAAGGGCGGGTGGTGCATGACGACGTACGAGTGGACGGTCCCCTCACCGCTCGCCTCGACCGTGTCCCAGTCGGGGCCGCCGCAGCGGGCGCAGCCCGGGAGCCAGGGGAAGCGGAGGGTCGCGCAGGAGGTGCAGCGCTGGATGAGGAGTCGGTGCTGTTCGACGCCTTCCCAGAAGCCCGCGTTGTCACGGTTGACGACGGGGCGGGGGCGTTGGGGCCGGGGAGGGGTCGTCTTCCGTTGTGCGGGCGCGTACTTGAGGATGCGGAAGCGGTGGGTGCCGACGAGGGTCTCGCCCACGCGGACGTCGGTGCGGGTCGTGACGAAGTGGCCGGTGCCGAGCCGGGTGGTCTTGCGGTCCGAGACCGACTCGATGACGGTGTCGAACGTGATCCGGTCGCCGGGGCGCAGGGGTTGGAGATACTCCTGCTCGCAGTCGGTGGCGACGACCGAGGTGCAGCCCGACTCGTCGAGGAGCGCGAGGAGCTCGTCGTACGCCGATGACCTGCCCGTGTGCCCGGTCAGGCCGCCCATCGTCCAGGCCTGGAGCATGGTGGGCGGGGCGACGGCGCCTGGCCCGGTGTAGGCCGGGTTGGTATCGCCCAGGGCTTCGCACCAGTGCCGGATCATGGGGAGGTTGACGGCGTCCTTGCCGGCCCCGGCGACGGCGGCGGGGTGCC
This portion of the Streptomyces canus genome encodes:
- a CDS encoding SigE family RNA polymerase sigma factor, whose amino-acid sequence is MTTPVCTSASKAAVPATQTLAYPSFASYVKARQPVLLRTARSLTANPSDAEDLLQTALTKTYVAWERIEDHRALDGYVRRALLNTRTSQWRKRKVDEFATDEIPEPDPVPGDDDPAEQQALHDAMWRAIMKLPARQRAMVVLRYYEDLSEVQTAEVLGVSVGTVKSAVSRALGKLREDPELVLAR
- a CDS encoding lipid-transfer protein; the encoded protein is MSARARDALGGRAAIVGIGATEFSKDSGRSELRLAAEAVRAALDDAGLTAADVDGMVTFTMDTSPEITVAQACGIGELSFFSRVHYGGGAACATVQQAALAIAAGVAEVVVCYRAFNERSGRRFGSGVQHREPSAEGVALGWSLPFGLLTPASWVAMAAQRYLHTYGLGPEAFGHVAVTDRAYAATNPAAWFHGRPITLADHAASRWIVEPLRLLDCCQETDGGQAIVVTSLTRARALPHRPAVIAAAAQGAGRAQEQMTSFYRDDLTGLPEMNVVARQLWRTSGLSPRDIDVAILYDHFTPFVLMQLEEFGFCARGEAADFVRRAELPLNTHGGQLGEAYLHGMNGIAEAVRQLRGTAVNQVPEAERVLVTAGTGVPTSGLVLAVDA
- a CDS encoding MaoC family dehydratase, which codes for MRKGDELPPLEIPITRTLIVAGAIASRDYQDVHHDPELARQKGSPDIFMNILTTNGLVGRYITDHFGPRTVLRKVAIRLGAPNYPGDTMVLTGTIEALEDTTATVRIVGTNGIGNHVTGTVTFSMRDAE
- a CDS encoding bifunctional MaoC family dehydratase N-terminal/OB-fold nucleic acid binding domain-containing protein, which codes for MGDDPDHQTPRPQPHPPADNLLTRLKTYEGHPAAVAGAGKDAVNLPMIRHWCEALGDTNPAYTGPGAVAPPTMLQAWTMGGLTGHTGRSSAYDELLALLDESGCTSVVATDCEQEYLQPLRPGDRITFDTVIESVSDRKTTRLGTGHFVTTRTDVRVGETLVGTHRFRILKYAPAQRKTTPPRPQRPRPVVNRDNAGFWEGVEQHRLLIQRCTSCATLRFPWLPGCARCGGPDWDTVEASGEGTVHSYVVMHHPPFPAFDPPYAVALVELAEGVRMISNVVGTPYDKVRIGMPVRLVFQAYDGDLTLPVFRATAEEAAV